In Populus alba chromosome 1, ASM523922v2, whole genome shotgun sequence, a single window of DNA contains:
- the LOC118047066 gene encoding zinc finger A20 and AN1 domain-containing stress-associated protein 5, with protein MAQRTEKEETECKVPENLTLCINNCGVTGNPATNNMCQKCFNASTSTSNPSSSSSSSTTTTTTTTTITFAATANGVSTNEILKFTSEKSLRSSLSRLPGKDHQRQPKTASDKERSDSSSVAKKEVNRCSGCRRRVGLTGFRCRCGELFCWEHRYSDRHDCSYDYKTVGREAIARENPVVKAAKIVRV; from the coding sequence atGGCTCAAAGAACAGAGAAAGAAGAGACCGAGTGCAAGGTGCCAGAAAACTTGACTTTATGTATCAATAATTGTGGAGTTACAGGTAATCCAGCAACAAACAACATGTGTCAGAAATGTTTCAACGCTAGCACCAGCACATCTaatccctcctcctcctcctcctcctccaccaccaccaccaccaccaccaccaccataacATTTGCAGCAACAGCCAACGGTGTGTCTACCAACGAGATCTTAAAATTCACCAGCGAGAAATCGTTGAGATCCAGCTTATCTCGCTTGCCGGGGAAGGATCATCAAAGGCAACCAAAAACTGCGTCGGATAAAGAAAGATCTGACAGTTCTTCCGTGGCGAAGAAAGAGGTGAACAGGTGCTCAGGGTGCCGACGAAGGGTAGGGTTGACCGGATTCCGATGTCGTTGTGGGGAGCTTTTTTGCTGGGAGCACCGGTACTCAGATCGACATGATTGTAGTTACGATTACAAAACTGTAGGTCGCGAAGCTATCGCGAGAGAGAATCCTGTTGTGAAAGCTGCAAAGATTGTTAGAGtttga